The DNA window CACCGTGCTGGGACATCGCCCCTACTATCTGCCCTACATGGCCTTCCGAGAATTCGGGGACCGCTTCGACACCCTCGGAAACCTCCTGGCCATTCTCTTCGGGGTGGCCGACAGCTCACAGGCCGATCGCATCCTGGACTATGCCCGGGGGGTGGGCCTGGACGAGCCGTGGCCGGTGAAGGCGTGCTGGCCGCCCATCACCGAGGCCGACAAGGACTGGCGGGAGTACTACCGGCTGTACAACCTCAATTACCCGCACCAGTACCACAACGGCGGGGCGTGGCCATTCCTCGGCGGGTTCTATGTGGCCGCGCTCGTCGCGGCCAAGCGGCCGGACGAGGCGGAGACGGCGCTGCTGCGCCTCGCCCTGATGAACCGGGAGGGCCGCGACCAGGAATGGGAGTTCAACGAGTGGTTCCACGGCCTGTCCGGGCGCCCGATGGGTCATCAGCGGCAGAGCTGGTCGGCGGGAATGTTCCTGTACGCGGCGGAAGCGGTCACTCGTCAGGCACCGGTTTTCTTCGGGCATCGTGGCCGCTGGAGCCTTCCTTCCACGTGAAGGAGAGCCAGAACAGCACAGCTGTCACCAGGCACGCGAGCACGAACAGCGCGATCACCGGCCCGTGCGGCGGCCGCACACCAAGGCTTGCCACCACCGCGATGAGCGCGCTGATCGCGAAGATCGCTCGCACGCCCCAGAAGCCGATGCGGTACTTCGGAAAGGGGTTTGCCTGAACGAACGTCTCCCACCCGAATCGCCTCTTGTCGCCGACGATCTCCTCCTTCTCCCGGATGTACGCGGCGCATCGGCACACGCTGTGGGCGTGGTTCATCCAGGAGACGCCGAGAATGAGCGCCAGGATCGGATGGACCAGGACGATGGCCGGATTCTTCGCCTGAAAGCCGACGGAAAGCACCGTTCCGAACGCCACCACGGTGAGCGCGATCAGCTGGCCCTGCATCTCGATGAGCTTGAGAATCTCCGTGCGCAGACTCTCGTATTCGGCGATCGCAAAGCTCTCCGCGAGAGGTGCCTTGTCGCCCACCGGTTTTTCAGCGATCGTCATGGGACGCTCCGACCTGGCCGCTCGATGCTGGTCAACTCCCGCAAGGTCGCATGCCGGTGCCCGTGCGCGCCGGGTTGAGTCCATGATTCGACAGCCTTCGACCGGTGGGCACGCGCCAAGCGTGCCCACCGTCGTACCTATGACGTCAGAAGGGGTTGAAGGACTTCGTGCACATACGTGTTCGGGTGCTTGCCGGTGAACCGCTCGGCGTACGGGCCGAACGCGGTGACCGGGACGTCCTGGCCGGTGTGACCGTCGGTCGTCCAGTCGATGAAGAACTCGAAGCCGGTGCCCTTGACCGGGAACGGCCCGTCCTCGGCGACCGACTCGTCGTCGGCGTCCACGTCCTCGACGGCCAGGCCGCCGGTCTCGTGGTCGCCGGTCACCACGACCAGGGTGTCCCGGTGGTTGGCGGCGTACGCCCGGGCCACCGCGACCGCCCTGTCGAGCTCACCCATCGCCTGCAGGGTACGGCGGGCGTTGTTGCGGTGCGCGAACTCGTCGACCGCCTCCTCCTCGACCAGCAGGAAGAAACCGTCCCGGTCGGTGGAGAGGTTCTCCAGGGCCTTCTTCGTCATCGTGGAGAGGCTGACCACCGGGTCGTAGACGTCGCCCTCGCCCTCGGCCCGCTGCTGGAACATCTCCTGGTTGGCGAAGAGGCCGAGCAGTTTGCCCCGCCCGGCGGAGGCCAGCTGGGCGGGCGTGGAGACGTATCGGTAGCCGGCGGCCCGCGCCTGCGCGATCAGGTTGCCCTTGGTGCCCCGGCTGCCCTCGGTGGGGTCCTCGGCGGGCTGGTCCGGGTAGGCGCCCGGGGTGCCGGCCGGCAGCCACCAGTCCTCGCCGCCGCCGAGGATGACGTCTGGCTTGGAGGCCTCGAGGTACTGCCTGGCGATGTCGTCCTGCGCCGCGCGGTCGAGTGAGTTCGAGAAGAACGCCGCCGGACTCGCGTCGGTGACCTGCGCGGTGGTCACCAGCCCGGTCGCCTTGCCGGCCCGTTTCGCCTCCGCGCCCAGGACCGGCAGCGGGTTGCCGTCCGGGTCGACGCTTATCGCGCCGTTGTAGGTGGCCACGCCGGTCGCCCACGCGCTCGCCCCGGCCGCCGAGTCGGTGATCGCCGATTCCGGGTCGTCCGGGCTGGTGGTGAGCTGGCCGGAGACCGGGAGCCGGTCCATCGTGAGTTGCCCGTCGAGACCGGCGTAGTAGAGGCGGGCGGCCTCGCGGTGGGCGGCGGCCATGCCGTCCCCGTTGATGAAGATGACGTTCTTGACCGCGGGTGGTCTCGGCTTCCCCGCGCCGGCCTCGGTCACCGGGTTGACCAGGCTGAGCCCGGCGGCCGCCACCATTCCCGCCACGACCGGCGCCGCGAGCCAGCGCACAGTGCGAACCTGCATGTCTCCTCCTACAGCATCAGCGATGTATCGGGAGGCCCGCCCCCGCAGGGATGGGCGTCGATGTCAGTAAACGCCACACCACGATTGATCGCTCGGTCCCGGCGAAGCGGGAGCCTGCCGAGCAGGCCTGACCACTCTGGCCGGGCGCGCGGTCGTGTGTCACGGGCGGAAGCTGGACCGGTACTCGGTCGGGGTACGGCCGGTGAGCCGGCGGAACGCCGCGTTGAACGCCGACAGCGAGGTGTACCCGACGGCGAAGGCGATCCGGGTGATCGGGGTGTCGCCGGCCGCCAGCTCCTCGATCGCCCGCAGCACCCGCATCCGGCGCAGCACGTCCCGCCACGTCATCCGGGTCTCGTCGGCGAAGCGCCGGGCCAGCGACCGGGGCGCCAGCCCGACCAGCTCCGCGATCTGCTCGAATCGGACCTGCTCACCGAGGCGCTCCTCGGTCAGGAGCAGGGCGCGCCGCAGCTCCGGGGACGAACCGGCCGGCACGACGACCGGGCTGGGCCGCTCGGCCAGCCGCCACGTGACGGCGGCGAGGGTGGTGAACAGGGTTACCCCGTACCCCTGGGAAGGGTCTTTGATCTCGGAGCACTCGGCGAGCAGAGCGCGGGCGAGCGGGCTGAGGTCGAACACCGTCAGCGCCGCCGGTGGACTCGGCGTGATCGCGGGATCGAAGAGGACCGACGCGGTGGTGACCGGCTGCGGAATGCTCACCCGGATCGCCCGGCCCGCCTCGATCAGCGCGGCCCGGGCCGGCGGCAGCAGCCACGACTGCCCGCCGGCCTCGAGCCGCAACGCCCCCGCCGAGGCGCAGAGCAGGTAGTGCCGGTCCACGCACAGCTCGCGGGCGGGTTCACGCGGGAACGTGCGGACGAAGCTGTACGCCACCGGTGTCATCGGAGACCGATCGTAGGAGTCAGCCGACCGTCTCCACCAGCTCCGCCCGGAACCTCCGGCTGACCGGCGGCTCACTCATCAGGGGCCGCAGCACCGCCCCCGACCGGGCGAACGACTCCGATCGCTGATAGCCGGCGAACGACTCCTCGTCCGCCCACTCGTGCACCAGGGTCACGTGGTTCCGGTCGTCCCGGGCGGCGTAGACCCGGAACGCGACATTGCCCGGCATGGCCCGGACCTGCTCGCCCTCCCGGTCGAGCTGGGCGAGCGCGGCCGCCCGGTCACCGGCCGCGGTGGCGAAATCGACGATGGCGATGAACATTCGTGCCTCCTTCATGTGATGGATCGATCCTCACCCGACGGTGGTGGCGCCGGCTCCCGCCGGCCGGACAGGTTCACGCTCGGGTCTGCCGACGCGGCCCGTTCCCGGCATGATGGGCGGTGACGACCTCGGAGGGAGCCCTCGATGATCGGCACGCTGCGCACGGTGGTGCTCGACGCACCGGACATCCGGCGACTGGCCGCGTTCTACACCGCCCTCGGCGGGTGGACCGAGCGGTACACGGACGACGAGTGGATCGGCCTGCAGACCGGCGACGGGTGGCGGATCGCGATCCAGAGCAGCCCGGACCACGTACCCCCGCGATGGCCCGACCCGGAACGGCCGCAACAGGCCCACCTGGATCTGCGCGTGCCCGACCTCGCCGCCGGCGCGGCACGGGCGGTGGAGCTGGGCGCCACCCCGCTGCGCGAGAACGAGAACTGGCACACCCTGGCCGATCCGGCCGGCCACCCGTTCGACCTGTGCCTGTTCCCGGCGAACCCGGAGCCGACGCTGATGGGCGTCATGCTGGACTGCCCGGACGCGAAGGAGCTGAGCGGGTTCTACGCCGAGCTGCTGGGGAAGCCGGTCACGTATTCGGGCGACGGCATGGCGATGATCGGCGAAGAGGGCGCGCAGCCGATCATGTTCCAGCAGGTGGCGGATTATCGGGCGCCGCGGTGGCCGGACCCGGCGTATCCGCAGCAGTTCCACCTGGATGTGACGGTTGATGACGTCGAGGTCGCGGAGCAGGGGGCGCTGAGGCTGGGTGCGACGAGGCTCCCCGAGGAGGGGGAGAATTGGCGGGTTTACACCGATCCGGCGGGAAAGCCGTTCTGCCTCTGCTGGGACTGATCCCGGGCCCCTGAATTCCATACGTAGGCACCGCGCACGGTGACGCCGGGCCGGCCACGCGCCGGGAACGCCGACAACGGGTCACACTCGGTGATGTTCACGATTCGCGGAGTGGTCGCCTAAACCCGCCATCCCGGCTGCCGATCAGCACGCCGACGGAACAGGTGCGACCTCGGAGGCGTCGGTGTTCACACGGTGGGCGGCATTGGGCACGGCAGTGGCCCTGTTGGCCGCGACGGCCGGCTGCGGCAGCAGCGATGACGCGGCGGCGGCTGCGGCCCCGGCGAAGGGCACGATCGGGCTCGCCATGCCGACCAAGGCCTCGTCGCGCTGGATCGCGGACGGCGACAACATGGTCAAGCAGTTCCAGCTGCTCGGCTACGGCACCGACATGCAGTACGCCGACGACGACGTGGACGTGCAGGTCAAGCAGATCGACGAGATGATCGGCGCGAAGGTGAGCGCTCTGGTCGTCGGGGCGATCGACGGCACCGCGCTGAAGAGCGTGCTCGGCAAGGCGGCCCGCGCGGACATCCCGGTGATCGCCTATGACCGGCTGATCCGGGACAGCGGCGACGTCGACTACTACGCCACGTTCGACAACTTCAAGGTGGGCGTCGAGCAGGGCACCGCGATCGTGGACGCCCTGAAGCTCACGTCGACGAAGAAGACCTTCAACCTGGAGCTGTTCGCCGGCTCACCGGACGACAACAACGCGACCTTCTTCTTCAACGGGGCGATGAGCGTGCTCACCCCGTACATCAAGAAGGGTGTTCTGAAGGTCCGCAGCGGCGAGACGAAGTTCGCCGAGGTCGCGACGATGCGCTGGGACGGGGCGGTCGCGCAGAAGCGGATGGCCGCACTGCTGGCGAAGAACAGCGACGTCGACGCCGTGCTCTCCCCCTACGACGGGATCAGCCGGGGCATCCTGGCCGCGTTCGCCGAGGCCAAGGCCGACCTGCCGGTGATCACCGGGCAGGACGCCGAGCTCGAGTCGGTGAAGCTGATCGCGAGCGGCGAGCAGACCGAGACCGTCTACAAGGACACCCGCGAACTCGCCAAGGTCGCCGTGCAGATGACCGACGCGCTGCTCAGCGACGAGAAGCCGATGGTCAACGACACCGAACAGTACGACAACGGCGTCAAGACCGTGCCCACGTTCCTGCTGCAGCCGGTGAACGTCGACAAGTCCAACTACCAGCGCGTCCTCGTCGACGGCGGCTACTACACCGCCGCCCAGATCGGAGCATGAGCGATGCTGAGCAACACTCCCGTCTGGGCGAAGCTCACCGGGCTGGTCACGGCCGGCCTGTGTGCCGTCGGCACCTGCGTCGGCGTCACGCTCTACACCAACCACGTCGCCTCGGACACCTCGGACCGGCTGGCGAACCTGAACACCGCCAGCGCCCTGGTGCTGCGCCTGGACCGGATCGCCAGCGATCTGAAGGTCAACGGCCTGCAGGCGATCACCCGGGACGACCCGGAGACGCAGGCCGCGCTGCTGGACGCCCAGCTCAAGCAGGCGGGCACGCTGCTCGACCAGCTCGACGGCGTCGCCCTGCCCAGTGAGCTGGACGCCGCCGTCACCCGGATCCGCACCGCCTACACCGACTACAGCGACGTCGTCGCACGCTACGTCGCCGGCGCCGAGGCCGACCAGGCGTCGGCCCGGCTGGCCTGGGAGCAGATCGACGTCGACAACTACCTGACCAGTGCGGTGCTCGCCAACGAGCGCGCGCTGTTCGCGTCCACGATCGCGCAGGCCGAGGCGGACGCGGCGACCAGCCGGGACCGGGCGCAACTGATCCTGCTCGGCACCGCTCTGGCCGCCGCGATCCTGCTCTGCGTGCTGGCCCGGATCATCGTCACCTCGATCACCCGGCCGTTGCAGCGGGTCCGCACGGCGCTCGGCGCGATGGCCGGCGGCGACCTCACGGTCACCGCCGACGTGACGTCCGGCGACGAGGTGGGACAGATGGCGCGGGCGCTGGACGAGGCGCAGGCCAACATGCGTACCGTGGTGGCGCAGGCCGCCGCCTCCGCACGCACCCTGGCCACCGCCGCCGAGGAGATGACGTCCACGGCCGGCGCGATCGCCGACACCGCCCGCGGCTCCTCCGAGCAGGCCCGCGACGTGTCCGGCACGGCGGCCGTGGTCTCGGCGAACGTGGGAGCGGTCGCGGCCGGCGCGCAGGAGATGGCCGAGTCGATCCGGGAGATCTCGCAGAGCACCGCGCAGGCCGCGCAGGTCGCCAACCAGGCGGTCGCGGTGGCCCGGTCCACCAGCGCGCACATCGACAAGCTGGGCACCTCGTCGGCGGAGATCGCCAGCGTGGTCCAGGCGATCACCAGCATCGCCGAGCAGACGAACCTGCTGGCGCTGAACGCGACGATCGAGGCGGCCCGCGCCGGTGACGCCGGCAAGGGGTTCGCGGTGGTCGCGAGCGAGGTCAAGGACCTCTCCCAGGAGACCGCGCGGGCCACCGAGGACATCACCCGCCGGGTCGCCGCGATCCAGGCGGACACGGCCGGCGCGGTGGAGGCGATCAGCCAGATCACCGCGGTGATCGAGCAGATCAACGATCACCAGGCGACGATCGCGGCCGCCGTGGAGGAACAGACCGCCACGACGGCCGAGATGAACCGCAGCATCACCGCGGTGGCCGACGGCGCCGGTGACATCGCCGGCGGTGTGGCCGGGCTGGCGTCCGCGTCGGAGAGCACGACCGCGGGCATGACCCAGTCGCGTCAGGCGATCGGCGAGCTCAGCACGATGGCGAACGAGCTGCAGACGCTCGTCGCGCGGTTCAGAGTTTAGTCTCGCAGTTGACCGCGGTGTCCTTCGGGAACAGGTCGCACGCGTCGTCGTCAGCGCCGCCGTCCAGCAGGTCGGCGGCGTTGCCGTCCACCGAGTCGTCGCCGATCAGGTAGTCCGGGCCGGCGCCGCCGTACATCGTGTCGGCGCCCTGCTGCCCGTCGATCCGGTCCCGGCCGCCGAGGCCGTGGATGACGTCCTTACCCGCCGCGCCCTCCAGCGAGTTGTCGCCGTTGCTGCCGGTCAGCCGGTCGTTGCCGGCGCCGCCGACCAGACCCTCGACGTCGGCGGCGATCGTGTCGCGCTCGCCCTTCATCCCGTCGTCGCCGGTCGCGCCGTCCAGGTCCACGGTCACCGGCGACTGGTACCAGTAGTGCACGGTGTCGCCGCCGCTGCCGCCGGAGACGTAGTCGTTGTCGGTCGGGTAACTGCCCTTGATCGGCTCGTTCAGCGCGAACCAGTCGGTGCCGGCGTCACCGTGGAACCGGTCGTTGCCGCTGCCGCTGAAGACGTAGTCGTCACCGTTGCCACCGCGGACCAGGTCGTTGCCGTAACCGTCCTCGATCCAGTCCTTGCCGTCCCCGCCGTACAGCTTGTCGGCGTCGTTGCCGCCCTCGAGCCGGTCGTTGCCGCCGAGGCCCCAGAGCTGGTCCGCGCCGCGGTCGCCGCGCAGGATGTCCGCCCGCGGGCCACCGGTGACCTTGTCGTTGCCGGTGCCGCCGTCGAGCGTCGATCCGAGACCGGTCCGGTTCACGATCGTGTCGTTGCGGTCGTAGGTGTAGACCCGCACCCGGGTGGGCGCCTTCTTCGTCGTACACCTGACCTTGGTCTTGTCGCCCTTGACCTTCTTGCAGCCCTTGCCGGCGGTGATCGCCACCCGGTCGTCGACCGTGATCGTCCTGCCGGACCGGGTGACGACGACCGCGTTCTGCTTGCCCTTGGCCGCCTTGTAGCGCACCACCGTCGATTCCACGACCGTGACCACGCCGGTGGAGGCGGCGAAGGCGGGCACGGCGAAGGCGCCGGTGGTGAGCGTGGTGAGCAGGGTCAGGCCGAGACCGGCCCGGATGTGGCGTGGCACGTGGGATCCTCCCCCGAACGGATCCGGTGGCATCGATCGCCACACGGTGCCAAGATCATAGGGGCTCCGGCTACCGTCGCGCCGCCTCCAGCTGACGCGGGGTCCGCCGCCCCCGGAGCCGGTGCCACACGCCTGCCGCGGTCGCTCGCACGGTCAGCCACAGGACGCGGACGATGCCCGTACCCCGCAGAAGGGTCTCCCCCGCGATCGCCGCGACCCGGTCCATCACCATGCAGGCCCGCCGGTAGTCGTCATCGTCGTCCTGCAGCTCCCAGAGCCGCTCGGCCTGCTCCCACGCCATCGCCCGGGTGGTACGGACCAGGACCCGCTGACTCCAGTCGTCGAGCTCGCCGACGCACTTGTCGATCTCCATCTGCCAGGCGGTGGCGAACCGGCGGCGCAGCGGCGGGATCTCCTCGTAGAAGATCTTGTTGACCAGCAGGTAGTCGGGGTGCTGCGGCCCGTCGCCCGGGTAGCCCATCTTCTTCCACGTCTCGATCAGCGCCAGCGACAGATCGTGGTTGATGTGCGCGTTGACACCGAGCACCGCCGCTTCGAGGGTGCTGATCGTGTCGGTGTGGGCACGCCGGAACAGCACCTCCCACGCGTCCGGGGTGTCCTTGCCCGGCACGCCCCAGGAGGAGAGCGCGGTGAAGTAGAGCCGGGCGAACTCGACGTCGAGCACCTCGAGCCACTTCTTGTCGTGCACCTCGCTGCCGAGCAGGTGCGCGGCGACCCGCTCGGTGATGGTCAGGTACAGCGCGTTGAACTGCCCCACCCGGTTCTTCGCCGGGCTCGGCGGCAACGTGTCGAGAATCGTCTGCAGCAGCTTGAGCCGCTCCACCACACCGGCGATGTCCTCCGGCGGCGTCCGGCAGGCGTCCGCCATGGCCTGCTCCGCGGGCGTCCACCCGTTGACCACTTCCGGAACGGAGGCCTCGATGCGCCGGCGGCACTCGCGCAGCCGCTCAGCGCTGGCCTCAACTTGCACGCGATCGAAATTCACACCTCATGGTCGGTGCCACCGCCCCGCCGGGGCATCCCATATTCGGCCCCCACCCAGTCGGATAGACGACTGTCTTCCTCCACACAAGACCTTAAGACCCTTTCGGGTACGGCCGACCCACGTCCCGTGGCAGCCGCGCGACCAGTTGCCCGCTCCGGGCCGCTGCGCGGGCGCCGGCGACCGGTGCATGGGCGCGGTGGGCGAGTGGCCGTTCGCGCGAAGAAGTGAATTCCGTTCGGAGAAAAGGGGCAGCCGATATCGTCCGAGAGTACGAGCCGGCCACCCGTGCGTCTGATTGCCCTCCGGCGAATATTCCGCGAATGTGGGCCTCCACGAGAAAAGGTCCATTGTGATCATCACGAACGATGTGATCTTCAGTGGAATCGTGGTCTCCCCCGGATGCGGAAGAAGGACTGCCGGCAATGAACGAATCACCCGTACCCGGAAACGATCCGTATTCGCAGGCGCCCGCCTCGGCGCGATGGCCCTCCTACGGCGGCCAGGCCCACGCGGCCGTGCAGCCCTGGTCCCCGCCGGCCCACCCGGCGCAGTACACCACCCCCGCGATCAGCATGCCGCTCGTCTCCCCCGGCGGACGGCTCGCCGCGGTCCTGCTCGACGTCGTGCTGGTCGTGGTCACCCTCTGGATCGGCTGGTTCGCCTGGTCGATGGTGACCTGGTCGCAGGGGCAGTCCCCGGGCAAGAAGCTGCTCGGCTTCGTGGTCGTCGACGCGGCGACCGGCGAGCCCTTCGACTGGCCCCGGATGGCGCTGCGCGAACTCGGCATCAAGGGCCTGCTCGGCACGGTGCTGAGCATGTGCACGCTCGGCGTGTACTTCTGGGTCGACGCCCTGATGATCCTCGGCGCCGGCACCCGGACCCTGCACGACCGGATGGCCACCTCGGTCGTGCGGCACGTCTAGGCACCCACGACGATGCCCGATCGGGGACTCGGCCAGGCCCGGCACGCCGCTCCGGCGCCGGACGACGCCTCCGTGGCGGCGTCGGCCTCCACCTGGATGCAGGTGGTGTTCGGCGGGATCAGCACGAGCGTCGCGATCGCCGCCCTGGTGATCGCCTACTTCGCCTGGATCCGGCCGCATTCCCCGGACGGGCCGCCCGAGCCACCGGCTACCGCCGTCACCACCCCGGCTCTGGCTGATGCCACCACGGCGGCCACCACCCCGACGACCACCACCACCACGGCCGCCGCCGGACAGGTCGGCCTCACCACGCTCGACCCGGAGATCGGCGGCGACAAGATCCGGGTCACCGGCGGGAATCTGGCGATGCCCTGCGCCAGCGGCCAGTCGAACGACAGGCAGCGTTCCGTCCAGTACGACCTGGCCGCCCGATACACGGCGTTCACCGCGAGAATCGCCGTCACGAAAGCACCGGACGGCGATTCGCAACTCCAGATGAAGATTTTCGCCGACGATCGTCAGGCCACCGTGCACACATTGGTCGACGGCGAATCCGAAACCGCCCACGTGCCGCTCGACGGAGTTAGCAGAATGCGCATCGAATTGACCTGCCAGTCCCGGCTCAGCGAATTGACGATCACGGAACCCCGGCTGGACAAAAGGGGGACGACCCGGTGACCGATCCGCAGTCTCCCCCGAAGCACCGCGGATACCTGCTGGTGATCACGCTGGTGGTCGCGGCCCTCTCCCTGGTCGTCGGGCTGGCCGGCGTCACGCTGTCGGCGATCGCGCTGGGCCGCAGCGACGAGGCCTCCGCGTTGGCGAAGCAGGCGAACGACAAACCTGTCGCGGTCGCGCCCACCACCGAGGCGACCGGCGAGCCGCCCACCCCGGAGCCCACCGATCCCGCGTCGGCGACGCCCGACCCGGAGCAGCCGTCCGGCGCCGCGACGACGCCCGCGGACATCAGCCCCACCGCCGACTACACCGTTGCCTACCAGGGCGAGCACCTGCGGGCCCGCTCGGTCGGCTGCAACGGCAACTTCATGGCGGTGGACCTGGACGAACCCCGGGTGGCCGGCGAAGCGCGTTTCCTCTCCGAGTTCGGCGTCCAGGGCTGCAACGCGCCTGGTGAGATCGTCACCAATCTCGCGATGGCCACGGTGTCCGGCCCGTCCGCGACCCCGTTCGACTGCCTCGAGACCATTCGCACCGACCCGGGCCGTTCCCCGATCGCGCCGACCCAGGGCATGACCCTCTGCCTGGTCACCGACCAGAAGAAGGCGACCGCGAACGGCGTGACCCAGAAGATCGTCTTCGTCACCGTCGACTCCATCTCGGTCGACCGGGAGACGGTCGTCCTCAACCTCACCCTGAAGGCCTGGGACATGCCGCAGTAGACACCGCGGCGCTATTGGTCCGGACCTGTCACCCAATCTCTCGCCGCCCCGGCACCACCCGTGCACTTCGGCGTCACCCCGCCCGCGCCGGGCACGAGCGGCGCCGCCGCGATCGACGGCACGAGCGTCACCGCCCGGCCCACCGACGCGTTCGACAGCCTCGCGCTGCGCACCCGGGTCGACGAGACGGGCATCCCGCCGGCCCTCGCGGGCTGCAACTGGGTCATCGACGACCTGCGCGTCTCCTGACGATCATCGGGCCGGCCCTTCGGTAGGGTCGGCCCGGTGACGGTCGATGCGGTTCGCGGCGGGGTGCCCGAGCACGGCAGGGTGCCCAAGTACTACACGGTGAAGACCCAGCTCCAGAATTTGCTGGCCGAACTAGGCGAGGGCGCGCTGCTGCCGGCCGAGCGGGACCTGGCGGCGGCGTACGGGGTGGCCCGCTCCACCCTGCGCCAGGCGATCTCGGAGCTCACCATGGAGGGGCGGCTGCGCGCCCATCGCGGCCGGGGCACCTTCGTCGCCTCACCCAAGCTGATCCAGCCGCTGAGCCTGTCCAGCTACACCGAGGCGCTGCGCGAGATGGGCCACGTGCCCAGCCGGCGCCTGATCACCGAGGAGCGCCTCCCGGCCGGCTCGCTCGCCGGCGACCTGGCGATCGACCCGGCCGACGAGGTGCTGCACCTGGAACGGGTGCTGCTCGCCGACGACGAGCCGCTCGGCCTGGAGAGCACCTATCTGCCGGCCGGCCGGTTCGGCGACCTGATGGACGGCTGGGATGCGACCGGTTCGCTCTACCGGCACGTCGCGGACCGCTACCAGGTCCGGTACGCACAGGCCACCGAACGCATCGAGACGGTCCTGGCAAGCCCTCGCGAGGCCCAGTTGCTGAACACCAACCCGGCCCAGCCGATGCTGCTCATGCAGCGCGTCTCCGCTGATCAGGACGGTGTTCCGATCGAGCGGGTGCGCTCGCTCTACCGCGGCGACCGGATCGGTTTCGTCACCCGGCTGACGGGCTGATCCGAGATTATTAAAGGTTCGAACCTTTGAGGTTCGTTCACCGTCGCGTCATGCTGCCTGCACGCGCGAGTCGCCGATCTCTCTGAAGCTCTTCCCAGAGCAAGGGAGATCAGATGCGAGTGATCATCGTGGGCGGCGGGGTGCTCGGCACCATGCACGCCTGGCAGGCCGTCCAGCGCGGCCACGACGTGGTACAGATCGAGCGGGAGGCCGAGGCCCGGGGCGCCTCGGTCCGCAACTTCGGCCTGGTCTGGGTGTCCGGCCGGGCGCCCGGCGCCGAACTGGAGACGGCGCTGCGGGCCCGGGAGCTCTGGGAGCGGATCGGCGACCAGGTGCCGGGCATCGGGTTCCGGGGGAACGGGTCGCTCACGCTCTGCCGTACCCCCGAAGAAATCGCCGTGGCGCAGGCCGCGGCAGACGGTCCGCACGCGGCTGCCCGCGGCTTCCGGATCGTGGACCGCGCCGAGGCCCGGAAGATCAACCCGGCGCTGCGCGGGGACTTCGCGGCGGCGTTGTGGTGCGAGCGCGACGGCGCGGTGGAGTCCCGCGTCGCGCTTCCGGCCCTGCGGGCCGTGCTCGGCGCGACCGGCGCCTACCGGTGGGTTCCGGGCCGGGAGGCGCGCGCTCTCACCGGCACCGGGGTACGCGACGACCACGGCACCCACCACACCGGCGACCTGGTCGTCCTCACCACCGGCGCGACGCTCTCCGGTCTGGTCCGCGAACTGGTCCCCGAGCTGCCGGTGCGCCGCGTCTGGCTGCAGATGGCGCAGACCGCCCCGCTCGGCGAGCCGCTGACCACCTCGGTCGCCGACGCCGACAGCTTCCGCTACTACCCGGCGTTCCGCGGGCCGCAGCTCGACGCGCTGGTCACCGGCCAGCCG is part of the Actinoplanes missouriensis 431 genome and encodes:
- a CDS encoding alkaline phosphatase, with product MQVRTVRWLAAPVVAGMVAAAGLSLVNPVTEAGAGKPRPPAVKNVIFINGDGMAAAHREAARLYYAGLDGQLTMDRLPVSGQLTTSPDDPESAITDSAAGASAWATGVATYNGAISVDPDGNPLPVLGAEAKRAGKATGLVTTAQVTDASPAAFFSNSLDRAAQDDIARQYLEASKPDVILGGGEDWWLPAGTPGAYPDQPAEDPTEGSRGTKGNLIAQARAAGYRYVSTPAQLASAGRGKLLGLFANQEMFQQRAEGEGDVYDPVVSLSTMTKKALENLSTDRDGFFLLVEEEAVDEFAHRNNARRTLQAMGELDRAVAVARAYAANHRDTLVVVTGDHETGGLAVEDVDADDESVAEDGPFPVKGTGFEFFIDWTTDGHTGQDVPVTAFGPYAERFTGKHPNTYVHEVLQPLLTS
- a CDS encoding AraC family transcriptional regulator gives rise to the protein MTPVAYSFVRTFPREPARELCVDRHYLLCASAGALRLEAGGQSWLLPPARAALIEAGRAIRVSIPQPVTTASVLFDPAITPSPPAALTVFDLSPLARALLAECSEIKDPSQGYGVTLFTTLAAVTWRLAERPSPVVVPAGSSPELRRALLLTEERLGEQVRFEQIAELVGLAPRSLARRFADETRMTWRDVLRRMRVLRAIEELAAGDTPITRIAFAVGYTSLSAFNAAFRRLTGRTPTEYRSSFRP
- a CDS encoding putative quinol monooxygenase; the protein is MFIAIVDFATAAGDRAAALAQLDREGEQVRAMPGNVAFRVYAARDDRNHVTLVHEWADEESFAGYQRSESFARSGAVLRPLMSEPPVSRRFRAELVETVG
- a CDS encoding VOC family protein; the encoded protein is MIGTLRTVVLDAPDIRRLAAFYTALGGWTERYTDDEWIGLQTGDGWRIAIQSSPDHVPPRWPDPERPQQAHLDLRVPDLAAGAARAVELGATPLRENENWHTLADPAGHPFDLCLFPANPEPTLMGVMLDCPDAKELSGFYAELLGKPVTYSGDGMAMIGEEGAQPIMFQQVADYRAPRWPDPAYPQQFHLDVTVDDVEVAEQGALRLGATRLPEEGENWRVYTDPAGKPFCLCWD
- the chvE gene encoding multiple monosaccharide ABC transporter substrate-binding protein, which gives rise to MFTRWAALGTAVALLAATAGCGSSDDAAAAAAPAKGTIGLAMPTKASSRWIADGDNMVKQFQLLGYGTDMQYADDDVDVQVKQIDEMIGAKVSALVVGAIDGTALKSVLGKAARADIPVIAYDRLIRDSGDVDYYATFDNFKVGVEQGTAIVDALKLTSTKKTFNLELFAGSPDDNNATFFFNGAMSVLTPYIKKGVLKVRSGETKFAEVATMRWDGAVAQKRMAALLAKNSDVDAVLSPYDGISRGILAAFAEAKADLPVITGQDAELESVKLIASGEQTETVYKDTRELAKVAVQMTDALLSDEKPMVNDTEQYDNGVKTVPTFLLQPVNVDKSNYQRVLVDGGYYTAAQIGA
- a CDS encoding methyl-accepting chemotaxis protein encodes the protein MLSNTPVWAKLTGLVTAGLCAVGTCVGVTLYTNHVASDTSDRLANLNTASALVLRLDRIASDLKVNGLQAITRDDPETQAALLDAQLKQAGTLLDQLDGVALPSELDAAVTRIRTAYTDYSDVVARYVAGAEADQASARLAWEQIDVDNYLTSAVLANERALFASTIAQAEADAATSRDRAQLILLGTALAAAILLCVLARIIVTSITRPLQRVRTALGAMAGGDLTVTADVTSGDEVGQMARALDEAQANMRTVVAQAAASARTLATAAEEMTSTAGAIADTARGSSEQARDVSGTAAVVSANVGAVAAGAQEMAESIREISQSTAQAAQVANQAVAVARSTSAHIDKLGTSSAEIASVVQAITSIAEQTNLLALNATIEAARAGDAGKGFAVVASEVKDLSQETARATEDITRRVAAIQADTAGAVEAISQITAVIEQINDHQATIAAAVEEQTATTAEMNRSITAVADGAGDIAGGVAGLASASESTTAGMTQSRQAIGELSTMANELQTLVARFRV